ATAACGACGCGCGGACTCGCCTTTGACGGTGCGATGCCCTGGGCGAGCCACACCCCTCTGGGTAGAAAGCAGACAGAAAACAAACCAGCGCTGGAACTTATACAGACTCCCAGCCAGTTGGCGAAGTTCCAGGAGTCGGATGCAGCCATGTCTGAAGAAGACCACTTGTCAGATGTTCTACGAAGCGTCTGTCACATAACAGGAGACAAAACTCTCGTTGAACAGTACCGTGTCGAAGTGATGGCAACCCTCAAAAGTAATGCGCTGCATGCCAACATGGAATTGGCAAACAGAGAAGAGTTCAGGAACCCAGAGTTAGTGTCCACGCTACTGAACGTTAAAAAGGAGATCTATCGCTTCTCCCGATTGCTGTGCAGAACATAGCTTTGCGCTGTGGGGTTGGAACGTCCAGCGTGTGGGCAAGCATTGAAGAGCTGGAAGCTGGTGGGTACATAAGCAACCAAAACGCACACCACATTGCAGTGCTGGTTGCTATCTCAGCGGAACTTAGACTGAGGACGTACATGGCTAACGGaggtcagaaagaaaacatgtctGCATTGTTGCGTTTAAGTAGCAAAAAAGGTCATAGTAAGAAAACAGTCCCTGATCTAGAGAAGGTGTTTTATCTTCCTAATCAAAAGATGCTATACCGGTACTACTACTCCGCTCTGCCTCTTCGCAGAGCTTTGTCAGAGCTGCAAAAGGAAAACGCGTCGTTTTCACTGGCGTTCAGTCTGTTTGAAACGTCGGAAGGAACGAAAGGAGAAATGAAGATGAAGCTTTGTGATTTCATATCAGCAAAGGCACTATTTGAACGTGCGCTGGAGAGGAACCAGGCGATCCATGGTAACGGCAAAGGCCATCCTGACATTGCAGCGTGTTTTAGGAACCTTGGATGGGTCTGTTATAGCATGGGTGAGTACGGTGATGCAAGGGCCTTCCTCCAACAAGCACTGGACATGTATCACCGAATACACGGGTCAACCCATCCCGCTATTGCTGCCTCCCTCAGAAGCCTGGGTGCTGTAGCTAGCTGCATGGGAGATTACAAACAAGCGGAAACGCTTTTCGAACAGGCACTGGAGACACTGAAGCTCCTGCATGGCGATAGTGCGGATCAGGAGGATATTTCTTCAGTTCTTCACAACCTGGGATCAACATGGGCTGACATGGGCAACAACAGGAAGGCAGTCAGCTTTTATGAAAAGTGTCTGGAGATTAGAAAAAGTCTACACGACTCGAAAACAGCACATCCTGACGTAGCGTCTGTGCTCAACAGCCTTGGCGCTGCTTGGAACAACCTTGGCGACTACAAAAAGGCGATTGACTTCTATAGACAAGCTCTTATCTTAAGGACGCTTACATACGGAGGAGAAACGGTGCATCCGGATATTGTATCATCATTAGGCAACTTGGGTACAGCTTACCTTAACCTCAAGGATCACTCGAAAGCAATCGACTTGTTCGAGCAAGCTGTACAAATGAACAATCTGCTATATGGACAAGACCACGCACACCCAGAAACTGCCTCGTTAATTGACAATCTAGGCTCAGCCTGGAATAGCATTGGTGCTCACAGAAAAGCCCTTAATATCTTCGAAAGAGCCCTACATATGAAACGACGAGTGTATGGAGATTTTGCGGTACATCCAGAGATCGCGACGTCATTAGCAAATCTTGGTGAGGTCTGGAGTGATCTTGAAGATCACAGGAAAGCATTAAAGATGTATTCTCAGGCATTAGACATGTATAAAGCTGTATATGGacaggacactgcacatcccgGAATCGCGATTACGCTCAACCACTTTGGAGCCGCATGGAGGTGTCTTGGTTTTCCCAGAAAAGCTATTCATTTTTACGAACAGGCTTTGCACATGAGGGAGAGGGTCTATGGTCAAAATGCCGCGCACCCAGACATTGCCACGTCACTCAACAATCTTGGGGAAGCTTGGAGTCAGCTTGGCGATCGCAGGAAAGCTCTCGCTTACATTGAACAGGCTTTGGATACAAGGAAACGTGTTTATGGGTACGATGTAGACCACCCTGACATTGCCGCGACATTCAACGACTTGGGGGTTGCTTGGAGCATCTTTGGTGATCCCATGAAAGTCATTGTCTTTTACGCACAAGCCTTGAACATGAGGAAACGTCTATATGGACACGACAGGGATCATCCGGACATTGCCATGTCTCTCAGTAACTTGGGCACCGCGTGGAGTATTCTAGGCCAGGTTAGGAAAGCACTTCCCTTCTACAAGGATGCGCTAGACATGACGATACGTATATACGGAGATACGGCGCATTCGGATATTGCAGGATCGCTGAATAATATAGGTATAGCTTGGGTTAACCTCGGTCAATACAGGAAAGCAATCAAATTCTTTGAAAGGGCAATTGCCATGAAGAAGCGGCTCTACAAAAACCGCAACGCATACCCGAAGATTGCAGTATCACTGAATAACCTTGGTGAAGCCTGGAGTGCGCTAGGTCATCACGGCAGGTCTCTTCTAATACATGAAAATGCTTTACACATGAGGAGATGTACTTACGGACGTGATACCCCCCACCCACATACGGCTACGTCATTGTACAACCTGGGAAAATCATGGAGTAACCTGggtgatcacagaaaagccATGATGTTCCACGAGCAAGCACTGAATATGAGAATTCGTATAACTGGAAATAATGAGAGCGCTTCGGACCCAGACATTGCTTCTTCGCTTGAAAGTATGGGTGTTGTGTTGAGTGATATTGGTGACTACAGGAAAGCAATAAGCTTCTATGAGAGGGCTTTGAAAATGAGGAACAATGTGTACGGACACGATGCAATACACCCCGGGTTTGCTTCATTATACAACAACCTAGGAACAGCATGGAGTCAGTTGGGACATCAGAGGAAAGCAGTTGATTTCCATGAACTTGCCTTGGACATCAGGAGACAAACATATGGCCAAGAGGGGGCTCACCCCGACATCGCTTCCTCACTCAATAACCTTGGTGCCGCTTGGTGCAATCTGGGTGACTACAGGAAGGCATTGAAGCTGTATGAAGAGGCACTTGACATCAGAAGACGGGCGTATGGAACCAAGACAGCTCACCAAGACGTTATTCGGTCACTCGCCAACTTGGGTGCGACGTGGAACTACTTGGGTCGTCCTAACAAAGCAATCCTCTGCTACGAAGAGGCGTTGGACATGAGCAGAGCCATTTTTAATGGCGGATTGGCACACCATCAAACAGCGTCTCTACTGCAGAAGCTTGGGACATCGTGGGGACTTATCGGTGATCACAGCAAGGCAATCAACTTCTTTGAAGAGTCTTTACAGATGCAGAAACGTTTGCGTGGAAACCATTCAGACCATCCGGACGTTTGTCTGCTTCTGTCTAATCTAGGGGCGTCTTTGGCAGCTCGGGGTGACTACAGAAAAGCAACTGGCGTTCTACAAGAGGCATTGACGACGATGCGCAAAGTCTATGGACACAACGCGGCCCATCCAGATATACTGAGGACGCTGAAGAACCTGAGTATAGCATGGAGAGACATGGGCGATCACGACAAGGCAGCTGCAATATCGCTACAGGCGGAGGAGATGCAAACTCGACTAAAATAAGAAGCAAAGTATGGATTCAGTAGTTTGATATTCATGTTAGCTCTGAAGCATCAGTGTATACAGTCtgtatcatttttatcattgtgatcattattaACATAAGCCTATAGAGTCTTTGCCATTATagtgtctttattttgtacatatcaGATAAATCTACAATGTAAATACTTAAGGTagtgatatttttttatttcctttgaTGTTGTCATCAATCTTAACTCATGTCAATATTGGAAAAGAAAAAGTGAAACGGATGTTTGGTGTCCTGCTTTCATTGTATTCTCATAGTACTGAAACTGGAATCACTTTGAAAAATTGATTTGATCTATTACTGACTAGGTTTGCAATTGTGAATATGACAACTATTTTCGTGTTATCCTGTTAAAGGTTGAAAGTTTTCGATGCGCCACCTCTGGCTGCCACTAGTACTGCAGTCCATCATACTCAACCCAGATACGGATCCGTCCAAACACCTGTCAGTTTGAGGGTGGTACAGCACTCCGGACTCCTGAAAAGAGATGATACATCTTGTATGTACGGTGGCCCAGAagtaaaaagtatttttttcaagtctttaccttgttgtcattgtcattttctgtGTGTGATTTCATTCCTGGGGGCAAGGGGGGAGGTGCTTTCATTTTTTGGAAAGACTCTATCATGCATCACCCCCTTGGCCTGACCTTGACATTGGGGTTAAAAATGCGCACAGAAAATGAACATACAGACGGAAAATAAAaatgcacatatatatatatatatatatatatatatatatatatatatatatatatatatgcatagaaaatgaaaacacCCACAGCAAATGAAAATACACacagaaagaaaatcaaatttgaATACAAAGCAAAAGATAGGAAAAACGTCTTTGTACTTCTGGGCCACCGTATGAATATCTATCTACTAGTAGTATATAGATTTATTTAAGATAACAGGAAGGCCGGCTGATTTATCAGAAGCGACATTACAAACGACTGTGCAAAGCGCCCCTTGTCGTCTGCACATTACCTTGACAACCCATTTCTGCTCCTCAGACGGTCCGTCGTCACCGCGCACGTGTGTGCACTTTGCCGTGATGACGTCAGACCTATCCCATGATGCCTGCAGACAAAAGTCCCCACTGACGTCACGTATTTCCTGCGCATGCGTCACTTCCCAGTACTAGTGGGGAATGGAGTTCACCATTATGACAGTTACAATGGCAatgattttattacatattcctgcccaacatgggctaaatgcatcgAGTTTGACAACTTAAGTATACATGAAAGAGGTTACATCTGATATTACTAAATTCTACAGagtctcttttctttttttaaaacttctgtaaaaaaatttacaaagcTTTTCCAGCGCGTTGTACTCATTAGTCGACATAGTGTAGTTGAACATTTCGCATATTCATGATCTAGTTGTTGTGTACTTATGAGAGCTCTATGCATCTCTGTGTATAGTGGgcattctaaaagaaaatgtacttcattctcTACACATGTGTCGTTGCAAAATGCACACGTTTGGAGGAGACTGGTTGTGTCTTCCAACTTTAATTTAGAAAAACAGGTGCTTGATCTCCTCCAGATACTTTGTTTTCGCTCACctctttatattttctgtatctcTTACATGATATTTTGCCACATGTCTATGTGATATCTATTTCAATTTACGGCACATATT
The window above is part of the Branchiostoma floridae strain S238N-H82 chromosome 14, Bfl_VNyyK, whole genome shotgun sequence genome. Proteins encoded here:
- the LOC118431031 gene encoding tetratricopeptide repeat protein 28-like, whose product is MANGGQKENMSALLRLSSKKGHSKKTVPDLEKVFYLPNQKMLYRYYYSALPLRRALSELQKENASFSLAFSLFETSEGTKGEMKMKLCDFISAKALFERALERNQAIHGNGKGHPDIAACFRNLGWVCYSMGEYGDARAFLQQALDMYHRIHGSTHPAIAASLRSLGAVASCMGDYKQAETLFEQALETLKLLHGDSADQEDISSVLHNLGSTWADMGNNRKAVSFYEKCLEIRKSLHDSKTAHPDVASVLNSLGAAWNNLGDYKKAIDFYRQALILRTLTYGGETVHPDIVSSLGNLGTAYLNLKDHSKAIDLFEQAVQMNNLLYGQDHAHPETASLIDNLGSAWNSIGAHRKALNIFERALHMKRRVYGDFAVHPEIATSLANLGEVWSDLEDHRKALKMYSQALDMYKAVYGQDTAHPGIAITLNHFGAAWRCLGFPRKAIHFYEQALHMRERVYGQNAAHPDIATSLNNLGEAWSQLGDRRKALAYIEQALDTRKRVYGYDVDHPDIAATFNDLGVAWSIFGDPMKVIVFYAQALNMRKRLYGHDRDHPDIAMSLSNLGTAWSILGQVRKALPFYKDALDMTIRIYGDTAHSDIAGSLNNIGIAWVNLGQYRKAIKFFERAIAMKKRLYKNRNAYPKIAVSLNNLGEAWSALGHHGRSLLIHENALHMRRCTYGRDTPHPHTATSLYNLGKSWSNLGDHRKAMMFHEQALNMRIRITGNNESASDPDIASSLESMGVVLSDIGDYRKAISFYERALKMRNNVYGHDAIHPGFASLYNNLGTAWSQLGHQRKAVDFHELALDIRRQTYGQEGAHPDIASSLNNLGAAWCNLGDYRKALKLYEEALDIRRRAYGTKTAHQDVIRSLANLGATWNYLGRPNKAILCYEEALDMSRAIFNGGLAHHQTASLLQKLGTSWGLIGDHSKAINFFEESLQMQKRLRGNHSDHPDVCLLLSNLGASLAARGDYRKATGVLQEALTTMRKVYGHNAAHPDILRTLKNLSIAWRDMGDHDKAAAISLQAEEMQTRLK